Genomic segment of Streptococcus australis:
CTAAGTGGACACCTATGCATGCTCTGGTCTATAAAACAAGTATCTTGAAGGATAATGCTATTACGATTAGTGAAAATACATTTTATGTCGACCAAGAGTATACAATGCTCCCACTTCAATTTGTAGAAAATTACATTTATTATAAGTTGGATATTTATCAGTACTTCTTGGGTAGAGCTGATCAGAGTATGAATATTGCTGTGATGAAAAAGAGAGCCGATCACCATGAGAGAGTAACTAAAAGAATCTTAGACTTATATAAAGAAATCCATGTAAAAAATACGGAATTAGAGAAGGTTGTCAGTGACTCTTTGCAGTATCTGGTTAATATGCAAAACATGTTGTATGTTATGAATAATGAGCTTGAAAAAGTATATAACCTGTTTTCGTATGCAGAAAAAAATGGTTTCAAATTCAAATTTGAAACGGATACAAAGACTTCTAATTTACTTTACATCAATTATAAAACAAAGTATCTTTTTAACATTGTTATTAAAAATCTAGTTAAAAGAAAAGCAAATAGTCTAGAAAAAGAATTTCAAGAGAAGGGATTTT
This window contains:
- a CDS encoding glycosyltransferase family 2 protein; the protein is MSNKILTITVPTYNIENYIGKCIESFKAVNPDYYSDFEVLIINDGSTDNSVQVVENLMEGSNLDLRIITKENGGHGSTINRGIKEANGKYFKVIDGDDWINVPEFESLLDKLREINTDLVISDYTEQHVYNNSTVLKEFSSYLFPNQETRGIPTKWTPMHALVYKTSILKDNAITISENTFYVDQEYTMLPLQFVENYIYYKLDIYQYFLGRADQSMNIAVMKKRADHHERVTKRILDLYKEIHVKNTELEKVVSDSLQYLVNMQNMLYVMNNELEKVYNLFSYAEKNGFKFKFETDTKTSNLLYINYKTKYLFNIVIKNLVKRKANSLEKEFQEKGF